The Pseudomonas sp. SCB32 DNA window CATCCAGCCGGCACGCGATGCCGAGCACGCGCTGGAGCTGGCCAACGCCAGCGAGTTCGGCCTGTCCAGCGCGGTGTTCGGCGGCGACCTGGAACGCACCGTGCGCTTCGCCCGGCGGATTCACGCCGGCATGACCCACGTGAACGACATTCCGGTGAACGACGCGCCCAACGCGCCCTTCGGCGGCGAGAAGAACTCCGGCATCGGCCGCTTCAACGGCGACTGGGCGATCGACGAGTTCACCACCGACCACTGGCTGAGCGTGCAGCACGGCCCGCGTCCCTATCCCTTCTGACCGAACAAGCACAACAACGGAGAAGCCCATGCCTTGCATCCTTTCCCGCGGCGCTCGCCGCATCCTGCCTGCCGGCCTGGCGCTGGCCCTCGCCAGCATCACGCTGCCGGCCCTGGCCGATGGCGATGGCCAGTGGCACGGCGGCGCCAATGTCTACGCCAAGGTCTGCGGCCACTGTCACGAGGCCGGCGTCGGCCCGGTGATCAAGGGCCGCCAGCTGCCGGCGGAGTACATCAGCGCCGTGGTGCGCCATGGCTTCCGCGCCATGCCCGCCTTCCCCGCCGCCTACATCGACGACAACGCACTCAAGGACGTGGCGCAGTACATCCAGCAGTCCGCCGCGCCAGTGACCAAGTGAGGACATCGCGATGAATCTCGAACGTCGAACCCTGCTCAAGGGCATGGCCCTGGGCGCCGCTTCCGGCGTGGCGTTGAGCCTGCCGGGAAGCGCCTTCGCCAATGGCCTGGCGCAACCGCGAAGCGGCGCTCCGGCGCTGGTGCTGCTGGAGCGCCCGGCCCGCGACTCGGCCTTCCTCCAGGGCATCCTCGCCGCCGCGCCGGACGCCTCGCCGCGCGTGCTGCAGGCGTCCGTCGATGGTGCCTTCCTCAAGGCCCTCGACGCGCAGCTGCGTGCCGGTGGCGAAGTGCTCGGCCTGCTCGATGACGCCAGCGCCCTGCTCGCTGTGGAGCACGCCCGCAGTGCCGGCGCGCGGGTGCGCTGGCTCGGACAGCACAGCGTGGACGACGGCCGCTCGCGCCACCGCCTGCTCAGCGCCGACGCCAGTCACGGCTGCGCCAGCCGCCTGGGGCACGCCCTGGCGCTGTGCGGCGCCGGCTTCGCCCTCGACGAATCCCGCTTCGACGGCGCCCGCGCCCCGTTGCAACTGCAGGCCGCCCCCCGCAGTGCCGGCCAGGAGCAGCAATGGGCCGCCGCCCTCGGCTTCGCCCTCGCCGGCGCCGCCCCCGGCCGTCTCGCCCCCAGCGCCGTCGCCAGTGGGCTGAGCGGCCATTTCGTGTCTTTCTCGATCCAGGCCTGAAGGAGCCCGTCCCATGACCGAAACCAAGCAGAACGCCGTGCTCCCGCGTGGCGTGAAGAACACCGAATTCGCCAAGGCCGTGACCAAGTTCCGCGCCTTGCTGGGCGAGGACAACGTGCTGCTCAAGGATGACCAGCTGGTGCCCTACATGAAGATCATGATGCCGGTGCCAGACGCCGAGCACGCGCCCTCGGCGGCACTCACCGCCACCACCGTGGAGCAGGTGCAGGGCGTGGTGAAGATCTGCAACGAGCACCACATCCCGATCTGGACCATCTCCACCGGGCGCAACTTCGGCTACGGCTCGGCGGCCCCCGGCCAGCGCGGCCAGGTGATCCTCGACCTGAAGAAGATGAACAAGATCCTCCACGTCGACCCGGAGCTGTGCACCGCGCTGGTGGAACCGGGCGTCACCTACCAGCAGCTGTACGACTACATCGAGGAGAACAACCTGCCACTGATGCTGTCGATGTCGGCGCCCTCGGCCATCGCAGGCCCGGTGGGCAATACCCTCGACCGTGGCGTGGGCTACACCCCCTATGGCGAGCACTTCCTCATGCAGTGCGGCATGGAAGTGGTGCTGGCCAACGGCGACGTGCTGCGCACCGGCATGGGCGGGGTCAAGGGCGAGAACAGCTGGCAGGTGTTCAAGTGGGGCTACGGCCCGAGCCTGGACGGCATCTTCACCCAGTCCAACTTTGGCGTCTGCACCAAGATGGGCTTCTGGCTGATGCCCAAGCCGCCGAAGTACAAACCCTTCGCCATCCGCTTCGAGAACGAGAGCGACATCGCCGAGATCGTCGAAGCGCTGCGGCCACTGCGCATCGCCCAGATCATCCCCAACGCCCTGGTGATCGCCAACGTGCTGTGGGAAGCCGGCAGCGCCAACGTGCGCCGCAGCGACTACACCCGTGAGCCGGGCGCGACCCCGGACACGGTGGTCAAGCAGATCATGAAGGACAAGGGCCTGGGCGCCTGGAACGTGTATGCCGCGCTGTACGGCACCGAGGAGCAGGTCGAGGTCAACTGGAAGATCGTCCAGCAGGCCATCGCCGCACTCGGCAAGGGCACCCTGATCACCGAGGAGCAGGCGGCCGGCACCCAGCCGTTCGACTACCGCGCCAAGCTGATGAAGGGCGTGCCCAACCTGCAGGAGTTCGGCCTGTACAACTGGCGCGGCGGCGGCGGCTCGATGTGGTTCGCCCCGGTCAGCCAGGCGCGCGGCAGCGAGACCGACAAGCAGATGCAGCTGGCCAAGAAGATTCTCAACAAGCACGGCCTGGACTACGTCGGCGAGTTCATCGTCGGCTGGCGCGACATGCACCACGTGATCGACGTGCTCTACGACCGCACTGACCCTGCGCAGACCCAGGCGGCCCACGCCTGCTTCAGCGAACTGCTGGATGAGTTCGAGAAGCTCGGCTACGCCGTGTACCGGGTCAACACCGCGTTCATGGATCGCGTGGCCGACAGTTACGGACCGGTGAAGCGCCGCGTGGACCATGCGATCAAACGTGCGCTGGACCCGAACAACATCTTCGCCCCCGGCAAGTCCGGCATCGACCTCGACGCCTGATCCCCCCGCGCGGCCCCGGCCGGGACCGCGCGCTCTTTCCCTGCGCCCTGTAGGAACCAACCGTTCCTCACCACCCTCGGCGCGACTTCCCATTTCCCGGCAAATCGCCGATAGCGACCTAAACTGCATCAGGGCGCCGATTGACCGCGCCCGTCCAACGCCGGATGGAATCGGCTCCCGCCCCCGAAGGCAGAAGTCCGATAGCGAGCTCTGCAAACCGGCGCCCGAACCAGCGCACAGCCCTGAGCATCGCCATGGCAGATCTGCACCCGCTCTCGTCGAAAGCGCCACCCGTGCAATTGCAGGCGCAGATCCGCACCTTGGCGCAGGCTTTGCCCCAGCCACTTTCCGGCCTGTCACGCGCTCAGCTGTTCACGGCTCGCCTGGGCCCTCTCGCCCGCGCCTTCGCGCGGCGGACCACAACACCCGGCACGATGCTGACGGCCGACTCGAAGGATCAGTTACAGGAGACCAGCATGAGCATTCGCAATTCCAGGGAGCCCGCGGAAGACGCCCGCCAACCTGATCCGCAGCGTCCCTTCGCCCATCCGGACGATCATCTGTCGCAGCTCTACGATCTGCCACCGGGCCAGTTACCGGATATCCTGGGCGGCGCTCCCGGCCCGGCATCCACCTACTCCGCAGGCGGTGCCGACTACGCCCTTAAACAGCAGCAGAGCGCACAGCACACCCTGGACCAGCTCGACCAGCTGGATGAGACCCTCCAGCGGGAGGCGAGCCGGCCCGCCGTGATGGCTGCCAGCGCGCCAACTGCCCTCCCCGACAGCGCGCTCAGCCAGGCCGATCAACTGCTGGCGGCGGCGGTCTCGCCGCAGGCCAGCGACACGGAGAACGTGCTGCACGACGTGCAGACCACCCTGGACTCCCTTGCCGGCATGGCCCAGGGCCTGTCGCAGCAGCGACTGGAATCCATCAAGGAACGCGAGACCCTGGACGTGCGCCAGGAACAGGCCGACGAGCGCGAACGCCTGCTCAAGGAGCGTGAAGACACCTTGCGCCAATGGGAGCAGCGACTGCAGCAGGAGAAAGCCGCCCTCGCCCGGCTCGGCGAGCAACAGGCCGCCACCCTGGCCGAACGCAGCGCCACGTTGCAGGCGCTGGCCGAGAGCGTCGACAGCCGTGACCGCGCCACGGCCAAGCGCACCGAAATGCTACAGGCCGAGCAGCAGCAGCTGGAACGCAAACTGGCGCAGATGCGTGTCCGTCACACCGAGCTGGACGGCCGCGAAACGATGCTGCAACAGAAGGACAACGAGCTGACCGAACGCTTCAAGCAACTGGTGGACGCAAAGGAACGCTTCAGCTCCATCGTCCGCAGCTTCAACGAAACGGTGCGCTTCAACACCGCACTCAGCGCCATTACCAGAACAGTGGGCGGAGGGGACGACAGCATCTGATCGACCCTGCGGCAACCGGGGCCCGGTAGCCCCGGTTGCCAGCGGTTCGGCGAATGGGGAAAGCCGGCAAGTCTGCGCCGGGAGGGTGCACATGCCATGGGAGGCGCCCGCGATCAGCTTCCGCCTTGCCGCGAACGCCACGGGCAACTAGGGTGAAACCACCCGCGAACGCCGCGCCGTGCAACAGCAGGTGAGCCCGTCATGTCCCTCGTACTCTTTGGCCATCCCTTTTCGTCGTACACCCAGAAAGTCCTGATCGCCCTGTACGAGAACGACACGCCCTTCGAGTTCCGCTGCCTCGGGCAGGACACGCCGGAGCACTCGAAGGAGTGGCTGCGGCTGTGGCCTATGGCCAAGTTCCCAGTGCTGCAGGACGGTGAAAGCAGCATCGCCGAATCGAGCATCATCATCGAGTATCTGCAGCTCACCCAGGGCGGCGCGCAGCGTTGGTTGCCCGCCGAGCCGATGGATGCCCTGCAGGTGCGGTTCCTCGACCGCTTCTTCGATCTGCATGTGATGAGCCCGGTGCAGCATGCCGTCTCCGGCGCCCTGACCGGCGACGCGAGCAAGCGCCAGGATGGCCTCTCGGTCGCAGCCCAACGGCTCGAACTCGCCTACCGCTGGCTGGAAGGCCACCTGGCCGCCAGCGAGCTGTGGGCGCATGGCGATGACTTCACCCTGGCCGACTGTGCGGCGGCGCCGGCGCTGTTCTACGCCGACTGGACCCACCGCATCAGCGACGCCTACCCGCTGTTGCGGGCGTACCGTGCGCGCCTGCTGGCGCGTCCCTCGTTCGCCCGCGCCGTCGACGAGGCCCGCCCCTACCGCCCGCTGTTCCCGCTCGGGGCGCCGAACAGGGATTGAGCCCCAGGACGTAACGAGCAGGATCGACCAACGCCATGAAGGAAGGTCGATGCTTGCGTGCGCCGGCCATCCGCTGCGTAGCAGGTGATCGAGCTGGCCGCCCATGGGCGGCCCAGTTCCAGCAGGTTGCCCAGCACGGCGCGGCGGCGTGGATCGGTATCCGCGCCGGCCACCAAACTGCCGTCCAGCTTGAGCTCGGTGAAGGGCAGTTCGAGCAGGCGTTGCAGCGTGGAGTGGCCGCTGCCGAAGTCATCGATGGCCAGGCCGCAGCCGAGCAGGCGCAGCCGCAGGAGGTTGTCCAGGCTGATCGCGGGAGCCTGCAGCAGCCCCGTCTCCGTCAGCTCGAAGGTGATATTGCGCAGCCGGGCATCCAATCGGCGCAGCTGGAACTCCGCCCGCGCGGCGAAGCCCGGCTGGGCGATCTGCCCAGGCTCCAGGTTGAAGGACAGGCCCAGATCGGCGCGCCGGTAACGGTGCAACTGGCCCAGCGCCTGCTCCATCAACTCGAAGAGCAGCGCATCGAGCAGGCCGGCGCGGCGCGGCGCCGGCAGGAAGCATTCAGGCAGTGCCACTTCGCCACCCGGACGGCGCCAGCACGCGAGCACCTCGAAGCCACAAACCTGCCCCTGGTCCAGCGAGACGATCGGCTGCAGGGCCGCGTGATACTCACCGCGACCCAGCGCGCCGATCACCTCCCGGTCACTGGGCATTTCGCGCAGGGATGGCAACACCGGGGCATTCGCCCGCAGTTTGACGAAGCGGCCCAGCAAACCCTGCAAACGTCCGAAAGTCACCGGCCCGTTGCCGATGCACTGGGCCGGCAGCCCGTGCAGGGTGAGCAGGCGCGACAGGGCCGGCCAGGTGCCCGTCGCCAACTCGCCCAGCACGACGACCTCATGGGCGAAATGCAGGCGCGCCACTGCCTGGAGAAACTCCAGGCGCACCGCGGGACTCATCGCCAGGTCGCACAGCAGCAGGTCCACTGCGCCACTGTCACGCAGCCGGGCCAGGGCCTGGTTCTCACTGGTCATCTCCAGCACTTCGCTGTAGCCGAGCCGCTGCAGCGAGGCGGTTGCGAGGGCCGGATGGACGCCCGGCGACTGCAGGATCAGCGCCGTGGCGATGCGCCGGCGGCGACGCTCGCCCGGCGAGAGATTCCGGGAGTTGGGACGGATCATCATCGGCAGCCGCTCCCCCACTATCCCTGCACTGCGCAGGATGCCTCGGGTTCCTGCGTACCCGTTGCGCAGCGGGCCCGCTCGATACCCGGCGTCTCACTCCTCTCCGGAGCCCCCCCGGTTTCGTCCTCCGGCGCCGGGGCGTGGATGAGCAAGCCCAGGGGACTCGTGACGGCGTACGGCGCAAGGCCACCTGCGTCGAATGGGATGAGCATCAGCGTGGCAATGCAGAGCGACAGAGTGGCAATGGTCAGCCCGCCGGGGCTGGCGGACAGATGTCGGGATATGGCAAGGGAAAGTGACATGGACACCCGCTATCAGTCGGTAATGAACGTGCCGTCATTCTCTGGATCGGATGCGGGCGCATCTTCCGTGGTGCGCTCATGATTTTGTCGGTAAGTCTCAGGTGGAAAACGGCTCTGACAGACCCCGTGCGGATGGTCGGCCAGGACTCACGGTTGCCCTCGCCGAGCAATTCTGCTGGGATGCCGGTTCCCCCGTTTGCATGAGAAACGCCCATGGCCTCCTACGAGGAACTCTTCTCCATCGGTGAAGGATTCGCCGCCTTCGTCGCCCACGGACTGCCGGACGAAATCGCCGGGGTGCACGCGGTACAGGCCAGGCTGGCCACCGCCGATGCGGTCAGCGCCGCCACCCGCCAGCGCATGCAGGCCGTATCGCGGCGCTATCACCTGCTGGTGGCCGGGGAAATGTGGTGCCCGGACTGCCAGATCAACGTCACCGTGATGGACTTCCTGCAGCGTACCCAGCCGCGCATTGACCTGGCGGTGATCACCAAGGGCCGCGCCGAGGACGACCTGCGCGAACGACTCGCGCTGGAACGCATCCCGATCCCGGTGGTGGCCGTGCTGGATGAGCGCTTCGAACTGGTCGGCCGCTTCATCGAGCGTCCGCAGGTGGTCGTCGCCGGCGGCGATGCGCTGAAACCGGACTACCGCGCCGGGCAGTACCTGGAAGACACCCTGACCGACCTGCTGGATATCATCGAAGCGGCGGAAGGCCGCGCCTGATCGCCCCCTGACCTCCCGGCCGTCCCGCTCGCGGACAGCCGCCCATCCCCCGCCTCGCCACGCAGTGAACTCCTGGCGCCCATCGGCTGTCTGTCAGCTGTCGGCCCACCTGGGCGGGTTACATGGCATTTCGCCATTTGACGCTGAATCGCGTCATTTCCCGCCTTGTTCACAACAATTCACCAGGCCGGCGATTCCACTCCCGCTCGCCGGGTTTGTTCCTATCGCCATGTGAAGAAGACCCATGTCCCTATCCCGTTCGCTCACGCCCCGTGTTTCCCCCCTCCAGACCCGAGCCCTGAGCGCCTGTCTGCTCGGTAGCCTGCTGACGGCCACGCTGCCGGCCCAGGCCGAGGAGGCGCCAGGCAACACCCGCTGGGTGAACGACAGCCTGACCACCTACGTGCGCAGCGGCCCGACCGATGGCTACCGCATCGTCGGCACCCTCGTCTCCGGGCAGAAGGTCGAGCTGGTGAGCACCCAGGGCGACTACAGCCAGGTGCGCAGCGAGAGCGGCAGCACGGTATGGATTCCCAGCCGCGACCTGCAGGACAAGCCCGGACAGGCAGAGCGCCTGCCGCAACTGGAGCAGAAGGTGGCCGAGCTGAGCAGCCAGCTCGACGGCATCAACGACAGCTGGAAGACCCGCGTGCAGGGCATGCAGGAAACCCTGGATGCGCGCAAGAAACTGATCGACGAACTGCAGACCGCGCGCACCTCGCTGGACAACGAACTGAGCCAGGCGCGCTCCGACCTGCGCTCGGTGCAGGCGCAACTGGGCGACGAGAACAAGCAGGAGCTGATGCGCTACATGGCCTACGGTGGCAGCATCGCCGGTGCCGGGCTGCTGGCCGGCCTGATCCTGCCGACCCTGCTGCGCGTACGTCGCAAGCGCAACGACCAGTGGGTCTGAATCGGATCTGACGCCACTCCCGCGCCGTCCGTGGGTGGTTGCCGGCTTTCACTCATCCAGGTGGCAGACGCAACACAGCTTGTTGCCGTCCAGGTCGCGCACATAGGCGCCGTAGTAAGTGGGCGAGTAGTTCAGACGCAGTCCCGGCCCGCCCTCGTCGGCGCCACCCAGCTCCAGCGCGCGCCGGTGGAAGGCATCCACCTGCGACCGGGTCCGCGCCTCGAATGCCACCAGACTGCCGTTGCCGACGCTGGCCGGGCGCCCGTCGATGGGCACGTAGACGCAGAAGGCGATGTCACTGTCCGGATGGGTGAACACGGCGCGCTCCGGATTGTGACGGTGCGCCAGCAGGCCGATCCCCAGGGGTTCGAGCAGTCGCCGGTAGAAGCCGATGGCCCGTGGCAGGTCCGCGGTCCCGACGGTGATGTGGCTGAACATCGCTGAGTCCTCGTGGCGGCAGGCAATCGGTACCGGCGAAGGCTGTCTGGCGCCCCACAGCCCCGCCCTGAACTATACCCGCGCGCCTGCCATCCTCGGCGGCGCCCGGACGGACGTCAGTTGCCGGCGTGGGCGCGCTCGATGGCGGCCATGTCGAGCTTCTTCATCCCCATCACCGCCTGCAGGGTGCGCGAGGCTCTCACCGGGTCCGGATCGGCCACCATGTCGCCGACATGCCGCGGGCAGACCTGCCAGGACACCCCGAAGCGGTCCTTCAGCCAGCCGCACATCTGCGCCTCCACCGGCCCGCCGGCGGAGAGCTTGTCCCAGAAGTCGTCGATCTCCTTCTGGCTGTCGCAGTACACCTGCAGCGAGATCGCCTCGTTGAAGGCGAAGGCCGGCCCGCCGTTCAGGGCGATGAAGGTCTGGCCGTCGAGCACGAACTCCACCGCCAGTACCGAGCCGGGCACGCCACCGTGGCGGTCCTTTTCCGCCTCGGGGTAATAGCTGGTCTGGACGATCCGCGAATTGGGGAAGATGCCGGTGTAGAACTCGGCGGCCTCCTTGGCCTTGCCGTCGAACCACAGGCAGGGGCTGATGCGTTGCAGGCTGGACATGATGAATCTCCTGATTCTCGCGCGGTCGGCATGACCGGCATGCAGCTTGGTCGCCTGGGCGACGACGGAATCGACAAGTCTAGGCGGACTTTCCCGGAGCGCCGGGCGACCGGTCCGGCGGTGTGGCGACCCTTTCGCTGCGCGGCGGGCAGGTCCTGGCAGCAAACGGGCGACAGCTGTCCGGATTCGCTCCCTCGCCCTCGTTGTCGCGGCCCTGCCACGGATTTTCAATGACGGGAACCGCGACGCACCCCGCGCCGCCTCCTGAGAACCCAGCCCTGGAGCCCGCCATGAGCCTCGACCTGAACGGCGTGAAAGTCCCCGACAGCGCCCTCGCCCGCGCCATCACCGAGATGGTCCGCGACAACGCCACGCCCCTGCTCTTCCACCACTCTTCGCGCGTCTACTACTGGGGCGCACTGACCGGTGCGCGTCGGGGCCTGCGGTACGACGCCGAACTGCTCTACGCCGGCGCCATGTTCCATGACATGGGCCTGATGCCGCGCTACTGCAGCCAGTGCGAACGCTTCGAAGTGGACGGCGCCGATTGCGCCGCCGACTTCCTGCGCAGCCACGGCATCGGACAAGGCGATATCGACACCGTGTGGACCGCCATCGCCCTGCACACCACGCCGGGCATCCCGCAGCACATGAAACCGGAGATCGCCCTGGTCACCGCCGGCGTGGAAATGGACGTGCTGGGCATCGCCCACGACCAGTTCCCCGATGCACAGCGCGAGGCCGTGCTCGCCGCCCACCCGCGCGGCGGGCAGTTCAAGCAGGACATCCTGCAGGCCTTCTACGACGGCATCAAAGGCAAGCCGGAAACCACCTTCGGCAACGTCAAGGCCGACGTACTGGCGATGAAGGACCCCAGCTTCAAGCGCGGCAACTTCTGCGAAGTGATCCTCGGCTCCGCCTGGGACAGCTAACCCCGGGCCGGCACGGGCGAGCCCAGCACACCGGGCTCGCTCAGCAGTTGCGTCAGCCAGAGCATGAACACCCGCACCCGCTGCGGAAGGAGACGGTGGGCATAGAGCAGCGAGACGTCCATCGGTGGCAGCGCCACATCGTCCAGCACCCGCACCAGACGCCCCGCCTCCAACTCGTCGCGCACCCCGTGCAGCGGCGCCTGGATCAGCCCCAACCCGCCCAGGCAAGCGCTCTCATAGGCCTCGGCATTGTTCACCGACAGCGCACCGGCCATCGGCAGGCTGCGCGTCTCGCCGTGCTCCAGGTACTCGAAGCCCACCGGTCGCGAGCCCAGCACACTGACGTAATGGATCAGCCGGTGCCCAGCCAGGTCCGCCAGGCTCTTCGGTACGCCGTGGGCCGCCAGGTACGCGGGACTGGCGCAGGTGACCTGGGGCGAGCGGCCCAACAGGCGCGCCACCAGCGCCGGATCGTTCACCGCGCCGGCCCGTACCACGCAATCGAAGCCCTCGCGTACCAGATCGACGCGGCGGTCGGTGCAGCTCACCTCCAGCTCCAGCGCCGGATGCCGCGCCATGAACTCGCCCAGGCGCGGCATCACCAGCTTGCGCGCCATCACCGTCGGCATGTCCACCCGCAGCCGCCCACTCAATGCCTCGTCCTGCTGTCGGAACAGCCCCTGCAAGTCGTCCAGCTGGGCCAGCATGTCCTTGCTGCGTTCGTAGAGCACCAGGCCGTCCTGGGTTGCCGTGACCTTGCGCGTGGTGCGCTGCAGCAGGCGCGTGCCGAGCTGGGTTTCGAGGGTCTGGATGTGCTCGGACACCGTGGAGCGCGGCAGGCCCAGCTGCTCGCCGGCCTGGGTGAAGCTGGCCAGCTCGGTGACGCGGACGAAGGTGCGCAGCAGCTCGGGTCGGATCATGGCGGCTTATCGCTACTATTCGGGCTATTGTTCGGAACACCCGACCAGTATTTCCGAAACCAGCAGATTTATCACCACGGTAACGAACAATAAGCTCTCTCCATCCCCACCCGAACCGGAGCTTCGCCATGACCCGCAAGATCGCCCTCATCACCGGTGCCAGCCGTGGCCTTGGCCGCAACGCCGCCCTGCACCTCGCCGACGCCGGCATCGACATCATCGGCACCTACCGCAGCCAGGCCGACGAAGCCCGTGCCGTGGCCGCCGAAATCGAGAAGCACGGCGGCCGCGCCCTGATGCTGCCGCTGGACGTGGCCGACAGCGCCAGCTTCGATGCCTTCGCCGATCTGGTCCGCGACGGCCTGCGCAGCACCTTCAACCGCGACCGCTTCGACTTCCTGCTGAACAACGCCGGCATCGGCATCCACGCCAGCTTCGCCGAAACCACCGAAGCGCAGTTCGATCAACTGCTGAACATCCAGTTCAAGGGTCCGTTCTTCCTCACCCAGAAACTGTTGCCGCTGATCGCCGACAGCGGACGCATCCTCAACGTCTCCAGCGGCCTGACCCGCTTCGCCCTGCCCGGCTATGGCGCCTACGCAGCCATGAAAGGCGCCATGGAAGTGCTGACCCGATACCAGGCCAAGGAGCTGGGCGCTCGCGGCATCGGCGTCAACATCATCGCCCCCGGCGCCATCGAGACCGACTTCGGCGGCGGCCTGGTGCGCGACAACGCCGAGATCAACCAGCAGATCGCCAGCAACACCGCCCTGGGCCGCGTCGGCCTGCCGGACGACATCGGCGGCGCCATCGCCGCGCTGTTCGCCGACGGCAGCCGCTGGATCAACGGCCAGCGCGTGGAAGCCTCGGGCGGCATGTTCCTCTGAACCGCCCTCCGCTCCCGCCTCGTGCGGGAGCGCAGCTACCCGCGCCGCGTTCGCCAGCATTGGCCCAGCCGACGCGGGCAGCTACCATCCTGCGGTCGCCCTTTCCAGAGCCCCCAGGATTCCCACCATGAGCACCGCCCTGCTGATCATCGACGTCCAGTTCGACCTCTGCTCCGGCAGCAACCCCAACTTCGACATCGACAACGTGCTGCAGCGCATCAACGGCATGAGCCGCGCCGCCCGCGACGCCGGCGTGCCGGTGGTGCTGATCCAGCACGAAGACAGCGACATGCCCTACCAGAGCGAAGCCTGGCAACTGGAGCCGCGCCTGCTGACCGGCGAAGGCGACCTCAGGGTGCGCAAGACCACCCCGGACTCCTTCCTGCGCACCGAGCTCGCCGACCTGCTGCAGGTGCGCGGCATCGAACACCTGGTGATCTGCGGCCTGCAGAGCGACTACTGCGTCGACACCACCACCCGCCGCGCCCTCGCCCAGGGCTACGCGGTGACCCTGGTACGCGACGCCCACTCCACGGTGGACAATGCCGTGCTCAGCGCCGCGCAGATCAGCGCCCACCACAACGCGGTGCTGGGCAGCATCAGCAGCTTCGGCCAGCGCGCCAAGGTCATCCCCGCCGCCGACGTCCGTTTCTGATCGCCGACCGGACCGTGAGGAGAGCGCCATGAACTTCGACTGGAACGATATCCCGATCCTTCTCGCCCTGGCCCGGCATGGCAGCATGAGCGCCGCCGGACGGGCGCTCGGCGTCGACCCCTCGACCATGAGCCGGCGCCTGGTGGCGGCCGAGGCGGCATTGCAGACCCGCCTGTTCATCCGCGACAACACCGGCTACAAGCCCACTGAGGCCGGCGAGGCATTTCTCGCCCACGGCGAGCGCATCCTTGGCGACGTGCAGAGCATGCTGCTGGAAACCCGCAACGAGGCCAGTGCCATCACCGGCTCGGTGCGCCTGACAGCGATCGACTTCCTCTTCAGCCACTGGCTGGTGCAGCACATGCCGCAGCTGTCGCGCACCTATCCGAACCTGCAGCTGCAACTGATCCCGGCCAACCGCGCGCTGTCCTTCACCCGCCGCGAGGCCGACTTCGCCCTGCGCATGGCACGCCCGCAGGAAGACGCCGCGCTGGTGATGCGCAAGGTCGCCGACATCGGCTTCGCGGTATACGCCGCAACCGCCTTCGCCGAGCTGCCGCCGCAGGACTGGCCGCAGCAACCCTGGCTGGCCTATGGCGAGGAGCTGGACGAC harbors:
- a CDS encoding LysR substrate-binding domain-containing protein, coding for MIRPELLRTFVRVTELASFTQAGEQLGLPRSTVSEHIQTLETQLGTRLLQRTTRKVTATQDGLVLYERSKDMLAQLDDLQGLFRQQDEALSGRLRVDMPTVMARKLVMPRLGEFMARHPALELEVSCTDRRVDLVREGFDCVVRAGAVNDPALVARLLGRSPQVTCASPAYLAAHGVPKSLADLAGHRLIHYVSVLGSRPVGFEYLEHGETRSLPMAGALSVNNAEAYESACLGGLGLIQAPLHGVRDELEAGRLVRVLDDVALPPMDVSLLYAHRLLPQRVRVFMLWLTQLLSEPGVLGSPVPARG
- a CDS encoding SDR family NAD(P)-dependent oxidoreductase, yielding MTRKIALITGASRGLGRNAALHLADAGIDIIGTYRSQADEARAVAAEIEKHGGRALMLPLDVADSASFDAFADLVRDGLRSTFNRDRFDFLLNNAGIGIHASFAETTEAQFDQLLNIQFKGPFFLTQKLLPLIADSGRILNVSSGLTRFALPGYGAYAAMKGAMEVLTRYQAKELGARGIGVNIIAPGAIETDFGGGLVRDNAEINQQIASNTALGRVGLPDDIGGAIAALFADGSRWINGQRVEASGGMFL
- a CDS encoding cysteine hydrolase family protein, with protein sequence MSTALLIIDVQFDLCSGSNPNFDIDNVLQRINGMSRAARDAGVPVVLIQHEDSDMPYQSEAWQLEPRLLTGEGDLRVRKTTPDSFLRTELADLLQVRGIEHLVICGLQSDYCVDTTTRRALAQGYAVTLVRDAHSTVDNAVLSAAQISAHHNAVLGSISSFGQRAKVIPAADVRF
- a CDS encoding LysR family transcriptional regulator; amino-acid sequence: MNFDWNDIPILLALARHGSMSAAGRALGVDPSTMSRRLVAAEAALQTRLFIRDNTGYKPTEAGEAFLAHGERILGDVQSMLLETRNEASAITGSVRLTAIDFLFSHWLVQHMPQLSRTYPNLQLQLIPANRALSFTRREADFALRMARPQEDAALVMRKVADIGFAVYAATAFAELPPQDWPQQPWLAYGEELDDTPEMQWLRHFAPNASYALRASSVTTLTHACETGLGMALLPCILGERNGLVRLTGPVVAREIWLLSHRDAGRIGRFQAVSDWLRDIFDQDAAQFSGENLACRDIGCAPFEPTHR